One Notolabrus celidotus isolate fNotCel1 chromosome 18, fNotCel1.pri, whole genome shotgun sequence DNA window includes the following coding sequences:
- the crygmx gene encoding crystallin, gamma MX, which produces MGKIIFYEDKNFQGRHYECSSDCPEMQNHFSRCNSIRVESGCFVAYEKPNYGGYQYMLHKGEYPDYQRWAGFNDCIRSCRMVPPYNGNYRMKIFERSDFGGQNLELMEDCPDLNERFHTRDISSVNVMEGYWMLHEHPNYRGRQYFLRPGEYRRHSEWGSNNPTIGSLRRVTEVN; this is translated from the exons ATGGGCAAG ATTATCTTCTACGAAGACAAGAATTTCCAAGGCCGTCACTATGAGTGCAGTAGTGACTGTCCTGAGATGCAAAACCACTTCAGTCGCTGTAACTCGATAagagtggagagtggctgcttTGTGGCATACGAGAAGCCCAATTATGGTGGCTACCAGTACATGCTGCACAAGGGCGAGTATCCTGACTACCAACGCTGGGCAGGCTTCAATGACTGTATCCGCTCCTGTCGTATGGTGCCTCCT TACAATGGGAACTACAGGATGAAGATCTTTGAGCGATCTGACTTTGGTGGCCAGAATCTGGAGCTAATGGAAGACTGCCCAGATCTGAATGAGCGTTTCCACACCCGTGACATCTCCTCTGTCAATGTCATGGAGGGCTACTGGATGCTGCATGAACACCCAAATTACAGGGGACGCCAGTATTTCTTGCGCCCTGGAGAGTACAGGAGGCACAGTGAGTGGGGAAGCAACAATCCCACCATCGGATCTCTGAGACGCGTCACTGAAGTCAACTGA